The following are encoded together in the Rhizobium sp. SSA_523 genome:
- a CDS encoding SMP-30/gluconolactonase/LRE family protein: MANVESPFVPVLYMRCDLGECPLWSVDEQVLFFVDIKKSRIHRFDPADGALQTLNLPEEVGCIGLAEGGGFIAGLRSGLWLLSPQGERLRKLADNPEDQSISRFNDGMVDPAGRFIAGTVDETRERAIASLYRFDHRGLTVLADRLLTSNGVAFSPDGRRLYHSDTLRYALYTYDYDVMTGEAGNRQLFATFGSETDKGRPDGGAVDEEGCYWTALFEGGRVQRYAPDGRLLAEYPVPVKCPTMVTFGGPDLRSLYCTSASIGRPAEELAQYPLSGALFAMRTDVAGLAKPHFKLDA, from the coding sequence ATGGCCAACGTGGAAAGTCCTTTCGTTCCCGTCCTGTACATGCGCTGCGACCTCGGTGAATGCCCTCTCTGGTCCGTCGACGAACAGGTCCTGTTTTTCGTCGACATCAAGAAGAGCCGTATTCACCGCTTTGATCCCGCCGACGGCGCGCTGCAGACGCTGAACTTGCCGGAAGAGGTCGGCTGCATCGGCCTGGCCGAGGGTGGCGGCTTCATCGCCGGCCTGCGCTCCGGCCTCTGGCTCCTCTCGCCGCAAGGCGAGCGCCTCCGCAAACTGGCGGACAATCCCGAGGATCAGTCGATCAGCCGCTTCAATGACGGCATGGTCGATCCTGCCGGACGTTTCATCGCCGGCACGGTTGACGAGACGCGGGAACGCGCGATCGCGAGCCTCTACCGGTTCGACCATCGCGGCCTGACGGTTCTCGCCGATCGCTTGCTGACCTCCAATGGCGTCGCCTTTTCCCCCGACGGCCGCCGCCTCTACCATTCCGACACTCTGCGTTACGCGCTCTATACCTATGATTACGACGTGATGACAGGTGAAGCGGGCAATCGCCAGCTGTTTGCGACATTCGGCTCCGAAACCGACAAGGGACGGCCGGACGGCGGCGCTGTCGACGAAGAGGGATGCTATTGGACCGCCCTGTTCGAAGGGGGCCGCGTACAGCGCTATGCGCCGGACGGTCGGCTGCTGGCGGAATATCCCGTGCCGGTGAAATGCCCGACCATGGTCACCTTCGGCGGCCCGGACCTGCGCAGCCTTTATTGCACCAGTGCCAGCATTGGCCGGCCGGCTGAGGAACTCGCGCAATATCCGCTGTCCGGAGCGCTGTTCGCCATGCGCACAGACGTCGCCGGCCTGGCAAAACCGCACTTCAAACTCGACGCGTGA
- a CDS encoding SDR family NAD(P)-dependent oxidoreductase: MSAPYDTVRYQSLANRHVLITGGASGIGEEIVKAYRAQQARVSFIDIDQTAGAATAAASGANFYSCDLTDIDATRATVERIEADHGPVSVLLNNAGKDDRHAMDEVEPDYWRRALALNLDHQFFVTQAVSRSMRQNGGGSVIMFSSISFMRGRPGMVGYTTSKAAIIGLTKTLARELGADGIRVNCIVPGAIVTERQLKLWTSPEQNQQFIDLQALKFRLDASHVARMALFLGSDESNGCTGANFVVDAGLTQN, from the coding sequence ATGTCCGCACCTTATGATACCGTCCGCTACCAATCGCTTGCAAACCGCCATGTGCTGATCACCGGCGGCGCATCGGGCATCGGCGAAGAAATAGTCAAGGCCTACCGCGCGCAGCAAGCGCGGGTCTCCTTCATCGATATCGACCAGACCGCCGGCGCTGCCACGGCCGCGGCAAGTGGCGCGAACTTCTATTCCTGCGACCTGACCGATATTGACGCCACCCGCGCCACGGTCGAGCGGATTGAAGCCGATCATGGTCCGGTCTCCGTCCTGCTCAACAATGCCGGCAAGGATGATCGCCATGCCATGGACGAGGTGGAGCCGGATTACTGGCGTCGCGCGCTGGCGCTCAATCTGGACCATCAGTTCTTCGTCACTCAGGCGGTAAGCAGAAGCATGCGGCAGAATGGCGGCGGATCCGTCATCATGTTCAGCTCCATCTCCTTCATGCGCGGGCGGCCGGGCATGGTCGGCTACACGACGTCGAAAGCCGCCATTATCGGCCTGACGAAGACGCTGGCGCGTGAACTGGGTGCCGATGGCATCCGCGTCAACTGCATCGTGCCGGGTGCCATTGTTACCGAACGCCAGTTGAAGCTCTGGACCAGCCCGGAGCAGAACCAGCAGTTCATCGATCTCCAGGCGCTGAAATTCCGCCTGGATGCCAGCCATGTCGCGCGCATGGCTCTCTTCCTCGGTTCCGACGAAAGCAATGGCTGCACGGGCGCCAATTTCGTCGTCGATGCCGGACTGACCCAGAACTAG
- a CDS encoding HpcH/HpaI aldolase/citrate lyase family protein — MSTLNPFKSWLTDKNRATPLGTWLMAAAPASAEALGYAGFDFLVVDMEHVPIEVSDLAHILRAIGCTPADAVVRLAWNDQVLVKRCMDAGTRTVMLPFVQTAEEAKAAASYTRYPPQGIRGVAAVHRGSRFGTIQNYLKTANDDVCTIVQLETPEAIERLPEIASVEGIDALFVGPGDLSAAMGHIGNIAHPEVQALIEKAAKDAHAAGKPIGIVGPNPDMVKRFIGYGYDYAAIASDIAMMTGRANEWLGQMKGVDKPAVAPTAAY, encoded by the coding sequence ATGAGCACACTGAACCCCTTCAAGTCCTGGCTCACCGACAAGAACCGCGCCACGCCGCTCGGAACCTGGCTGATGGCTGCAGCACCGGCGAGTGCCGAAGCGCTCGGCTATGCCGGCTTCGACTTTCTCGTCGTCGATATGGAGCATGTGCCGATCGAGGTATCCGATCTTGCGCATATCCTGCGCGCCATCGGCTGTACGCCGGCGGATGCCGTCGTACGGCTGGCCTGGAACGATCAGGTCCTGGTCAAACGCTGCATGGATGCCGGCACCCGCACCGTAATGCTGCCCTTTGTGCAGACGGCGGAAGAGGCAAAGGCCGCCGCGTCCTACACGCGCTACCCGCCGCAGGGCATTCGCGGCGTCGCCGCCGTGCATCGCGGTTCGCGTTTCGGCACTATTCAAAACTATCTGAAGACGGCCAATGACGATGTCTGCACGATCGTGCAGCTGGAAACGCCCGAAGCGATCGAGCGGCTGCCGGAGATCGCTTCGGTGGAGGGCATTGATGCGCTGTTCGTCGGACCCGGCGACCTTTCGGCTGCCATGGGCCATATCGGCAATATCGCCCATCCGGAGGTCCAGGCGCTGATTGAAAAGGCCGCCAAGGATGCGCATGCTGCCGGCAAGCCGATCGGCATTGTCGGTCCCAATCCCGATATGGTGAAGCGCTTCATCGGCTATGGCTATGATTATGCCGCCATTGCCTCGGACATCGCCATGATGACCGGCCGCGCGAATGAGTGGCTCGGGCAGATGAAAGGCGTGGACAAGCCGGCCGTCGCCCCCACCGCGGCCTATTGA
- a CDS encoding alpha-glucosidase produces the protein MQLDLIPGGFSLTLDGREILRHTDASPALFVGHGEERMDMYRGNFDIDDYVVERTALVHVEIEGNRLSFSAAKGLDPRFVITLDGHHLVTEALDAKINRVWLRLTADSDEHVWGGGEQMSYFDMRGRRFPLWTSEPGVGRDKTSEITFKSDVTGRAGGDYYNTNYPQPTFLSSRRYAVHVETTAYLVFDFRRPDFHEIEVWAIPERLEFFAAPTFVALVGQLSERFGRQPQLPDWVYSGAILGLKDGDNSFTRMEAMRQAGVKVSGLWCEDWIGLRHTSFGARLFWDWRANEERYPHLRQKIAALRDEGIRFLGYVNPYICVDGTLYPAAEERGYFAKDEAGHTALVDFGEFDCGVVDFTNSEAAAWFAEEVLGKNMLDFGLSGWMADFGEYLPIDVKLANGVDAKLMHNAWPTLWAEVNARAVESRGQTGEALFFMRAGFTGVQAHCPLLWGGDQSVDFSRHDGLVTVMCGALSSGLLGNAYHHSDIGGYTSLFGNVRTPELLMRWAEMAAFTPVMRSHEGNRPLDNVQIDQDPEVLAHFARMTSIYVHLAPYLKALSAEAASTGLPVQRPLFLHHEDDRDTYTIQDAYLYGRDLLVAPVWQAGDTARRVYLPKNETWVHVWSGEKHAGGREIEIASPLGSPPVFYRAGAAETALFDALRTI, from the coding sequence ATGCAGCTTGACCTCATACCCGGCGGCTTTTCGCTCACCCTTGATGGCCGCGAAATCCTGCGTCACACCGATGCATCCCCAGCCCTGTTCGTCGGGCACGGCGAAGAGCGGATGGACATGTATCGCGGCAATTTCGACATCGATGACTATGTCGTCGAACGGACCGCGCTGGTCCATGTCGAGATCGAGGGAAACCGCCTCAGCTTCTCTGCCGCCAAGGGTCTGGATCCCCGCTTCGTCATCACCCTTGACGGCCACCATCTGGTGACCGAGGCGCTGGATGCGAAAATCAACCGCGTCTGGTTGCGTCTGACCGCCGACAGCGATGAACATGTCTGGGGCGGTGGCGAGCAAATGTCCTATTTCGACATGCGCGGCCGCCGTTTTCCCCTCTGGACGTCCGAACCCGGCGTGGGTCGTGACAAGACCAGCGAGATCACCTTCAAATCCGATGTGACAGGTCGCGCCGGCGGCGACTACTACAACACCAATTATCCGCAACCGACCTTTCTCTCCTCGCGCAGATATGCGGTCCATGTCGAAACGACCGCCTATTTGGTCTTCGACTTCCGCCGCCCGGATTTCCACGAAATCGAGGTCTGGGCCATTCCCGAGCGTCTGGAATTTTTTGCCGCCCCGACCTTTGTCGCGCTGGTGGGGCAGCTGTCCGAGCGTTTCGGCCGCCAGCCGCAACTGCCTGACTGGGTCTATTCCGGTGCCATCCTTGGCCTGAAGGACGGCGACAACTCTTTCACACGCATGGAGGCGATGCGGCAGGCGGGTGTCAAGGTTTCGGGCCTGTGGTGCGAGGACTGGATCGGCTTGCGCCACACCTCGTTCGGCGCACGCCTGTTCTGGGACTGGCGCGCCAATGAGGAGCGCTACCCGCATCTCCGGCAGAAGATTGCCGCTCTGCGCGACGAGGGAATCCGCTTCCTCGGCTATGTCAATCCCTATATCTGCGTCGACGGTACACTGTATCCGGCCGCCGAAGAACGAGGCTATTTTGCCAAGGACGAGGCGGGGCACACGGCACTTGTGGATTTCGGCGAGTTCGACTGCGGGGTCGTCGACTTCACCAATTCCGAGGCAGCTGCCTGGTTTGCGGAAGAGGTGCTGGGCAAGAACATGCTGGACTTCGGCCTGTCCGGCTGGATGGCGGATTTCGGCGAATATCTGCCGATCGACGTCAAGCTCGCCAATGGCGTCGATGCCAAGCTGATGCACAATGCCTGGCCGACGCTCTGGGCGGAAGTGAATGCCCGTGCCGTTGAAAGCCGGGGCCAGACGGGGGAAGCACTGTTCTTCATGCGTGCAGGCTTTACCGGCGTCCAGGCCCATTGCCCTCTCCTGTGGGGCGGCGACCAATCCGTCGACTTCTCCCGCCATGATGGTCTGGTGACCGTCATGTGCGGCGCGCTCTCCTCCGGTCTACTTGGCAATGCCTATCACCATTCCGATATCGGCGGTTATACGAGCCTGTTCGGCAATGTCCGGACGCCGGAACTCTTGATGCGCTGGGCCGAAATGGCGGCGTTCACGCCGGTCATGCGCAGTCACGAAGGCAACCGCCCGCTGGACAATGTGCAAATCGACCAGGATCCGGAGGTTCTTGCCCATTTTGCCCGGATGACCTCCATCTATGTTCATCTCGCCCCATATCTGAAGGCGCTGTCGGCAGAGGCGGCTTCGACCGGTCTTCCCGTCCAGCGCCCGCTTTTCCTGCATCATGAAGATGATCGTGACACCTACACGATCCAGGACGCCTACCTTTACGGCAGGGACCTGCTGGTTGCACCTGTATGGCAGGCGGGCGATACGGCGCGCCGCGTCTATC